One Streptomyces sp. NBC_01217 genomic region harbors:
- a CDS encoding S8 family serine peptidase: MAQDTVPGPSSTAAVRTKIDPVLLKRMNTAEARGDGRIEAAVVLQQNSGGAAWGDTTAEVRRELAGEAESDQAPIVDLVEARGDRVLNTFWLKNMVLVEATPDTLAELTTLAPVDHVIPNFTLETPPGEAVEKSSSAIARATAQATTWGLAKIGADKVQSEQKITGDGVRVAVLDTGIDINHPDLAGKLAGDDPDDATHPGGWIEFDADGKPVPGSVPHDSSYHGTHVAGTIAGGDASGTQIGVAPDVDLMGGLVIPAGSGSLAQVIAGMQWAIAPYAADGTPAGKPADVVSMSLGSDGYADELVEPARNILRAGIFPSFAIGNECLQGSASPGNVYESVSVGATDSTDNVADFSCGEVVRKSSWSAPPAEWPDSYVVPDVSAPGVDVLSTLPDGGYGTLNGTSMATPHVSGTVALMLQAQPDLSVDEALSILTGTSFFDDRYGARPNSRFGYGRIDAYAAVTEASLRSGVRGTVTDGRTGKPLAGVTVTRTDTGRSVTTDEEGRFSLRLAPGTHDLALSRFGYVDTRTRQQVRTDRYNDVRLELAQTRRGTVTGTVTFEPTGATVPGATVSVLDVPDDLTAVTDHNGRYTIRDVPVGSYQVRASAPGTSRSKPLAVKVDGRSGTARNARLVLPRPSATDRVSLTTQGSQANNDAWWPRVSDDGQVIVFASPASNLVPEDTNGTLDIFVTDRGTQTTERVSVSSDGAQGNDFSLTPTLSSDGRHVGFSSGADNLVPGDTNRQTDAFVHDRTTGATERVSVASDGTPANGLSSAPSLSADGRYAVFNSDADNLVSGDTNNATDVFLHDRRTGTTVRISQAEGGTPANGSSREQSISSDGRYVAFQSAADNLAPDDTDGTIDVFVHDRVTGTTTPVDGPDGENTGPQISGDGHTIAFSNNWQIYVHDLRTGEYEQVSGTRGGEPADGWAFAPSLGADGTKVAFYSDSTNLSPGDTNGRSDVFVRDRTAGTTTRVSDGLEGAEADGISDLPALSGNGRYVAFESTSANLVGDDTNRHSDVFVHDLVAGPEPLFALSDLSVTPSRARPGTPVRVTARIKNVGEETGTYSAVLLVAGETEQQRSVTVRTGKEARVHFTVRRNAAGTYSVGLGPLTGQFTVRR; this comes from the coding sequence ATGGCGCAGGACACCGTCCCCGGTCCGTCCTCAACGGCGGCCGTACGAACAAAGATCGACCCCGTTCTGCTGAAGCGGATGAACACCGCCGAGGCACGCGGTGACGGACGCATCGAGGCGGCCGTCGTCCTCCAGCAGAACTCCGGAGGCGCGGCGTGGGGCGACACCACGGCGGAGGTGCGCCGCGAACTGGCCGGCGAGGCCGAGTCCGACCAGGCCCCGATCGTGGACCTGGTGGAGGCTCGCGGCGACCGCGTGCTCAACACGTTCTGGCTCAAGAACATGGTTCTGGTCGAAGCCACGCCGGACACCTTGGCCGAACTGACCACGCTGGCCCCGGTCGACCACGTCATCCCCAACTTCACTCTTGAAACCCCGCCCGGCGAAGCCGTGGAGAAGAGCAGCTCGGCCATCGCGCGCGCCACCGCGCAGGCGACCACCTGGGGCCTGGCCAAGATCGGCGCCGACAAGGTGCAGAGCGAACAGAAGATCACCGGCGACGGGGTCCGCGTGGCCGTCCTCGACACCGGCATCGACATCAACCACCCGGACCTGGCGGGCAAGCTGGCCGGTGACGACCCCGACGACGCCACACACCCCGGCGGCTGGATCGAGTTCGACGCCGACGGCAAGCCGGTACCGGGTTCCGTACCGCACGACAGCAGTTACCACGGCACCCATGTCGCGGGCACCATCGCCGGCGGAGACGCCTCCGGCACACAGATCGGTGTCGCGCCCGATGTGGACCTGATGGGTGGACTGGTCATCCCCGCCGGCAGCGGAAGCCTCGCACAGGTGATCGCCGGCATGCAGTGGGCCATCGCCCCGTACGCCGCCGACGGCACCCCCGCCGGGAAGCCCGCGGACGTTGTCAGCATGTCACTCGGCTCCGACGGCTACGCAGACGAACTCGTCGAGCCGGCCCGCAACATCCTGCGCGCCGGCATCTTCCCGTCCTTCGCCATCGGCAACGAGTGTCTCCAGGGTTCGGCGAGCCCGGGCAACGTCTACGAGTCCGTCTCCGTCGGCGCGACCGACTCCACCGACAACGTTGCCGACTTCTCCTGCGGAGAGGTGGTCAGGAAGAGCAGTTGGAGCGCCCCGCCCGCCGAATGGCCCGACTCCTACGTCGTACCCGACGTCTCCGCACCCGGGGTCGACGTCCTGTCGACCCTGCCGGACGGCGGCTACGGCACGCTCAACGGTACCTCGATGGCCACTCCGCACGTGTCCGGCACCGTCGCCCTCATGCTCCAGGCGCAACCGGACCTCTCCGTCGACGAGGCCCTGTCCATCCTCACCGGTACGTCCTTCTTCGACGACCGGTACGGTGCGCGCCCCAATTCCCGCTTCGGCTACGGTCGCATCGACGCCTACGCGGCGGTGACGGAGGCGTCCCTGCGCAGCGGTGTGCGGGGCACGGTCACCGACGGCAGGACCGGGAAACCGCTGGCGGGTGTCACGGTCACGCGCACGGACACCGGCCGCAGCGTGACCACGGACGAGGAGGGACGCTTCTCGCTCCGGCTCGCGCCCGGCACCCACGACCTGGCACTGTCCCGTTTCGGGTACGTGGACACGCGGACCCGGCAGCAGGTGCGCACCGATCGCTACAACGACGTCCGCCTGGAACTCGCACAGACCCGCCGGGGGACGGTCACCGGCACGGTGACGTTCGAACCGACCGGCGCGACCGTGCCCGGCGCGACCGTCAGCGTCCTGGACGTACCTGACGACCTGACCGCGGTGACGGACCACAACGGCCGCTACACCATCCGGGACGTACCCGTCGGCTCGTACCAGGTCAGGGCGAGCGCACCGGGCACCTCCCGGTCCAAGCCCCTGGCCGTGAAGGTGGACGGCCGGTCCGGCACGGCCCGCAACGCCCGTCTGGTGCTGCCGCGCCCGTCCGCCACCGATCGCGTGTCCCTCACGACGCAGGGCAGCCAGGCCAACAACGACGCGTGGTGGCCCAGGGTGAGCGACGACGGCCAGGTGATCGTCTTCGCCAGCCCTGCCTCCAACCTCGTCCCCGAGGACACCAACGGCACTCTCGACATCTTCGTGACCGACCGGGGCACCCAGACCACTGAGAGGGTGTCGGTCTCCTCCGACGGGGCCCAGGGCAATGACTTCTCCCTGACCCCGACCCTCAGCTCGGACGGCCGCCACGTCGGTTTCAGCAGCGGCGCCGACAACCTCGTCCCCGGCGACACCAACCGGCAGACCGACGCCTTCGTCCACGACCGGACGACCGGCGCCACGGAGCGGGTGTCGGTGGCCTCGGACGGCACACCGGCCAACGGCCTGTCGTCGGCACCTTCGCTCAGCGCCGACGGCCGCTACGCCGTGTTCAACAGCGACGCCGACAACCTCGTGTCCGGCGACACCAACAACGCCACGGACGTGTTCCTCCACGACCGCCGGACGGGCACGACCGTCCGCATCTCACAGGCCGAGGGCGGCACACCGGCGAACGGCTCCTCCCGTGAACAGTCGATCAGCTCCGACGGCCGCTACGTGGCCTTCCAGAGCGCAGCCGACAACCTCGCGCCGGACGACACCGACGGCACGATCGACGTCTTCGTGCACGACCGTGTGACCGGCACCACGACACCGGTCGACGGCCCCGACGGCGAGAACACCGGTCCGCAGATCAGCGGCGACGGTCACACGATCGCGTTCAGCAACAACTGGCAGATCTACGTCCACGACCTGCGCACCGGCGAGTACGAGCAGGTCTCAGGCACCCGCGGCGGCGAACCGGCCGACGGCTGGGCCTTCGCGCCCTCCCTCGGCGCGGACGGCACGAAGGTCGCCTTCTACAGCGATTCGACCAACCTCTCCCCCGGCGACACCAATGGCAGGTCGGACGTCTTCGTGCGCGACCGGACCGCCGGCACCACGACCCGGGTCTCGGACGGCCTGGAGGGCGCCGAAGCCGACGGCATCTCGGACCTTCCCGCCCTCAGTGGCAACGGCCGTTACGTCGCCTTCGAGAGCACCTCGGCCAACCTCGTCGGTGACGACACCAACCGTCACTCGGACGTCTTCGTCCACGACCTGGTCGCCGGTCCCGAGCCGCTCTTCGCGCTAAGCGATCTGTCCGTGACTCCGTCCCGGGCGCGGCCCGGCACACCGGTCCGTGTGACGGCACGCATCAAGAACGTCGGCGAGGAGACGGGAACGTACTCCGCTGTCCTGTTGGTGGCGGGAGAGACCGAGCAGCAGCGTTCCGTCACGGTCCGCACCGGCAAGGAGGCACGCGTGCATTTCACCGTACGCCGCAATGCCGCCGGGACGTACAGCGTCGGGCTCGGCCCGCTGACCGGGCAGTTCACCGTACGCAGGTGA
- a CDS encoding helix-turn-helix transcriptional regulator, with amino-acid sequence MLEPIGLDERDEAVYDALIRRTQATAAELAGDCHLTAQATSRSLRSLVDLGLASTTPGRPVTYVAVPPDSGLEAVLREREGALNGVRSQLSNLMALYRAGSRFAHPGELVEVISGRDEVNRNWVQMQRASRTQIRGFDCPPYAAAAGHSQPNGIELELLGRGVKYRVLYDSSVLELPGWLEDVTTGIRLGEQARIATGLPTKLAISDDRIAMLPLLRPGDNAVTASYVIHPSPLLDALVALFESMWERSVQIRPSTPLMNEDGPERLSQEEEKLLTLLASGATDKSAGRALVWSERTVQRHITKLMRRFGAQTRFQLAMEATRRGWI; translated from the coding sequence ATGCTGGAACCGATCGGCCTGGACGAGCGCGACGAAGCCGTGTACGACGCCCTGATCCGAAGGACACAGGCCACCGCCGCGGAACTCGCGGGTGACTGCCATCTCACCGCACAGGCGACCAGCCGTTCGCTGCGGTCACTGGTCGACCTCGGGCTCGCATCGACGACGCCGGGGCGGCCCGTCACTTACGTCGCGGTCCCACCCGACAGCGGTCTGGAGGCCGTACTACGCGAACGGGAGGGGGCGTTGAACGGTGTGCGCTCCCAACTCTCGAACCTCATGGCCCTCTATCGCGCGGGCAGCCGCTTCGCGCATCCCGGGGAACTCGTCGAGGTCATATCGGGCCGGGACGAGGTCAACCGGAACTGGGTGCAGATGCAGCGGGCCAGCCGTACGCAGATACGGGGCTTCGACTGCCCACCGTATGCCGCGGCCGCAGGCCACTCCCAGCCCAATGGGATCGAACTCGAACTGCTCGGACGGGGTGTCAAGTACCGGGTGCTCTATGACAGTTCGGTGCTCGAACTGCCGGGGTGGCTGGAGGATGTGACGACGGGGATACGCCTCGGAGAACAAGCCCGGATCGCCACCGGCCTGCCGACCAAGCTCGCGATATCCGACGACCGGATCGCCATGCTCCCCCTGCTGCGTCCCGGTGACAACGCCGTGACCGCCTCGTACGTCATCCACCCCTCGCCCCTGCTCGACGCACTGGTGGCACTGTTCGAGTCGATGTGGGAGCGAAGCGTGCAGATACGGCCGTCGACGCCGCTCATGAACGAGGACGGCCCCGAGCGGTTGTCGCAGGAGGAGGAGAAGCTGCTGACGCTGCTGGCGTCGGGAGCCACCGACAAGTCGGCGGGCAGAGCCCTGGTATGGAGCGAACGCACAGTCCAGCGCCACATCACCAAACTCATGCGTCGATTCGGCGCGCAGACACGCTTCCAGCTCGCCATGGAAGCCACCCGCCGCGGCTGGATCTGA
- a CDS encoding S8 family serine peptidase: MLAAALLVTAATPQVTASADTSSALGAATSAQSDIVAKTSAGPAASVVTLLTGDKVTVVPAAGDGPGTITVESPDGRPTGARVMTVGGDTYVLPESARPYLAAGALDQQLFNVTRLMADGYDDAHLDRLPLIVTYGGKEAGAATLRRRGDAIPGGATVVRPLTSVNGVALAADREDGDALWAALTGTGADTDTAVAGAAQDAEPAFGGGVAKVWLDGRAQATLSDSVGQIGAPEVWSGGNTGEGVDVAVLDTGYDPGHPDLKDAVEDSDSFVPGEDVTDRNGHGTHVASTIAGTGAASDGREKGVAPGVDLHVGKVLSDAGAGYDSWILAGMEWAARDVHARVISMSLGSSENADGDTLLARAVNRLSEETGALFTIAAGNNGPDAQTVRSPGTADAALTVGAVDSTDALADFSSRGPRYGDDALKPEITAPGVGILAARSQYAANGTGSYVSASGTSMATPHVAGVAALVAAAHPDWTGGRIKDALVSTVHPTPAITVDDGGNGRVDAAAAATETLTATGKADAGIHSPGADRSTVETAATWTNTSDETVTVDLAVDAPGVPAGVFAVSQDRLEVPAHGTASVNVTTDVDKAGELRRWTGRLTASVDGTVRTRTLLGVSTRQQLFHVRTEITGRSGEPTSGNLTFFREGDEYAGSNVYGDGASDDLLPPGRYTVYADFRVEGTHGESSAGYARLVLPQVDITGDTDLVLDGTKLRQITAVTPRKTENFARRLDYHREFGDGSSMTDSVEIGDGYDSIWTAPVAPGNDGEQYLTARWRNQEPLLSVTAGPQEFDDLWIMPGSAKLPEGDHDLDLIHPGEGLAADYEGIDATGKAAVVRWDSDDEDTADDQIRAAQAAGVKLLLFVHDLDGRLRQPIIRSTIEVVGLSRTEGEKLISRVGASPSGSVPLRAASHPDTDYLYDLVRTWKGRIPSDPTYAPKDRQLARVETRLRNPNGREVYENRYDIHPWTTYNVSTTRLSTAGTHRTDYVSTDGTFSWSEEAQLYPVVFSASDQVRYPAGRTTDVHWFGTVTRPRINGSVQPPTRTGDRIDVTVPAWGDSGGNHANYTAFDSTESTDRTELYRGGTLLATGSSGVAATVPTAKGTYRVVHAATRDATAEFPYSTSTRTEWTFTSAAPRGADESEQLPLVQLDYTLPTSDDGRAAPAATLLVTPVHVAGGPRTALHTRKVELSYDDGATWTTARLTGRGNGEVATVLKAPKSAQYLTLRVHAGDSRGNTVTQTVVRAAGIAR; this comes from the coding sequence ATGCTCGCTGCCGCCCTCCTGGTCACCGCGGCGACCCCGCAAGTGACCGCTTCCGCAGACACTTCCTCAGCCCTCGGTGCGGCAACCTCCGCGCAGTCCGACATCGTTGCCAAGACCTCTGCGGGACCTGCCGCGTCCGTTGTGACCCTGCTGACCGGAGACAAGGTCACCGTCGTTCCCGCCGCCGGCGACGGCCCCGGCACCATCACCGTGGAGAGTCCCGACGGCCGGCCCACCGGCGCACGGGTGATGACCGTGGGCGGCGACACCTACGTCCTTCCCGAATCGGCTCGCCCGTACCTGGCGGCCGGAGCCCTGGACCAGCAGTTGTTCAACGTGACCCGGCTCATGGCGGACGGCTACGACGACGCTCACCTCGACCGCCTGCCGCTCATCGTGACCTACGGCGGCAAGGAGGCGGGCGCGGCCACCCTGCGCCGACGCGGCGACGCGATACCGGGAGGTGCCACCGTCGTTCGCCCGCTCACCAGCGTCAACGGCGTCGCGCTGGCGGCAGACCGTGAGGACGGCGACGCGCTGTGGGCCGCCCTGACCGGAACCGGAGCCGACACGGACACCGCCGTGGCGGGCGCCGCCCAGGACGCGGAGCCGGCCTTCGGGGGCGGCGTCGCCAAGGTGTGGCTGGACGGCAGGGCGCAGGCCACGCTGAGCGACTCGGTCGGCCAGATCGGCGCCCCCGAGGTCTGGTCCGGGGGCAACACCGGCGAGGGCGTGGACGTGGCCGTCCTCGACACCGGTTACGACCCGGGTCATCCAGATCTGAAGGACGCCGTCGAGGACAGCGACAGCTTCGTCCCCGGCGAGGACGTCACCGACCGCAACGGCCACGGTACGCACGTCGCCTCCACCATCGCCGGCACCGGCGCCGCATCCGACGGCAGGGAAAAGGGCGTCGCGCCCGGCGTCGACCTGCACGTCGGCAAGGTTCTGAGTGACGCGGGCGCGGGGTACGACTCCTGGATCCTGGCCGGCATGGAGTGGGCCGCGCGGGACGTGCACGCCAGGGTCATCAGCATGAGCCTCGGCAGCAGCGAGAACGCCGACGGCGACACCCTGCTCGCCCGGGCCGTGAACCGACTGAGCGAGGAGACCGGCGCGCTCTTCACCATCGCGGCCGGTAACAACGGCCCCGACGCGCAGACCGTCAGGTCGCCGGGCACCGCCGATGCCGCCCTGACCGTCGGTGCCGTCGACTCCACGGACGCCCTCGCCGACTTCTCCAGTCGCGGGCCGCGGTACGGCGACGACGCCCTGAAGCCGGAGATCACTGCGCCCGGTGTCGGCATCCTGGCCGCCAGGTCCCAGTACGCGGCAAACGGGACCGGCTCCTACGTGAGCGCCAGTGGCACCTCCATGGCCACCCCGCACGTGGCCGGTGTGGCGGCGCTCGTGGCGGCCGCGCATCCTGACTGGACCGGTGGCCGTATCAAGGACGCCCTGGTCAGCACGGTGCATCCCACGCCCGCCATCACCGTCGACGACGGCGGCAACGGCCGGGTCGACGCCGCCGCGGCGGCGACGGAGACTCTGACAGCCACCGGCAAGGCGGACGCCGGTATCCACTCGCCCGGCGCGGACAGGAGCACCGTCGAGACCGCGGCCACCTGGACCAACACCAGCGACGAGACCGTCACCGTGGACCTGGCCGTGGACGCGCCCGGCGTCCCGGCCGGCGTCTTCGCCGTCTCCCAGGACCGACTGGAGGTCCCCGCCCACGGCACCGCGAGCGTCAACGTCACCACCGACGTGGACAAGGCGGGTGAACTGCGGAGGTGGACCGGCCGGCTGACCGCGTCCGTCGACGGCACCGTACGCACCCGCACTCTGCTCGGCGTCAGCACCCGTCAGCAGCTCTTTCACGTCCGCACCGAGATCACCGGCCGCTCGGGCGAGCCGACCAGCGGCAACCTCACCTTCTTCCGCGAAGGCGACGAGTACGCGGGCAGCAACGTCTATGGCGACGGCGCCTCCGACGACCTCCTGCCGCCCGGCCGGTACACCGTCTACGCCGACTTCCGCGTCGAGGGCACGCACGGCGAGTCCTCGGCCGGATACGCGCGCCTGGTCCTCCCGCAGGTGGACATCACCGGCGACACCGACCTGGTGCTCGACGGCACGAAGCTGCGACAGATCACCGCGGTCACTCCCCGGAAGACGGAGAACTTCGCCCGGCGCCTCGACTACCACCGCGAGTTCGGCGACGGGAGCTCGATGACCGACAGCGTCGAGATCGGTGACGGCTATGACAGCATCTGGACGGCCCCGGTGGCGCCGGGCAACGACGGCGAGCAGTACCTGACGGCCCGCTGGCGGAACCAGGAGCCGCTGCTGTCGGTGACCGCGGGCCCGCAGGAGTTCGACGACCTGTGGATCATGCCCGGCTCGGCGAAGCTCCCAGAGGGCGATCACGACCTGGACCTGATCCACCCCGGAGAGGGCCTCGCGGCGGACTACGAAGGCATCGACGCCACGGGGAAGGCCGCCGTCGTCCGCTGGGACTCCGACGACGAGGACACAGCGGACGACCAGATCAGGGCCGCGCAGGCGGCGGGTGTGAAGCTGCTGTTGTTCGTCCACGACCTCGACGGACGGCTGCGTCAGCCCATCATCAGGTCGACCATCGAGGTCGTCGGCCTGTCCCGCACCGAGGGCGAGAAGCTGATCTCACGGGTCGGCGCGAGCCCGTCGGGCAGTGTGCCTCTGCGCGCCGCCTCCCACCCCGACACCGACTACCTGTACGACCTGGTCCGCACCTGGAAGGGACGCATCCCCTCCGACCCCACCTACGCACCGAAGGACCGACAGCTGGCCCGCGTCGAGACGCGACTGCGCAACCCCAACGGCCGGGAGGTGTACGAGAACCGCTACGACATCCACCCGTGGACGACGTACAACGTCTCCACCACCCGGCTCAGCACGGCCGGCACCCACCGTACCGACTACGTGAGCACCGACGGCACGTTCTCCTGGTCCGAGGAGGCGCAGCTGTACCCGGTCGTGTTCAGCGCCTCCGACCAGGTCCGATACCCGGCGGGCCGCACCACGGACGTGCACTGGTTCGGCACGGTGACCCGGCCGCGCATCAACGGCAGCGTCCAGCCACCCACCCGCACCGGCGACCGGATCGACGTCACGGTCCCCGCCTGGGGCGACTCCGGCGGCAACCACGCCAACTACACCGCGTTCGACAGCACCGAGAGCACGGACAGGACCGAGCTGTACCGGGGCGGCACCCTGCTCGCCACCGGTTCGAGCGGTGTGGCGGCGACCGTGCCCACGGCGAAGGGCACCTACAGGGTGGTGCACGCGGCCACGCGCGACGCCACGGCCGAGTTCCCGTACTCGACCTCCACCCGCACCGAGTGGACGTTCACCTCGGCCGCACCTCGCGGCGCGGACGAGTCGGAACAACTCCCGCTCGTACAGCTGGACTACACCCTGCCCACCTCCGACGACGGCAGAGCGGCTCCTGCCGCGACGCTGCTCGTCACACCGGTCCATGTGGCGGGCGGTCCACGCACCGCTCTGCACACGCGGAAGGTGGAACTGTCCTACGACGACGGCGCCACCTGGACCACGGCCCGCCTCACCGGCCGGGGCAACGGCGAGGTCGCCACCGTACTGAAAGCGCCGAAGTCGGCGCAGTACCTGACGCTGAGGGTGCACGCCGGGGACAGCCGCGGCAACACCGTCACGCAGACGGTGGTACGGGCCGCGGGCATCGCCCGATGA
- a CDS encoding pyruvate dehydrogenase: MPKQTVAEQYVDLLARAGVSRMYGVVGDSLNPVVDAVRRHDDLEWIQVRHEEVAAFAAGAEAQLTGRLAACAGSCGPGNLHLINGLFDAHRSMAPVIALAAQIPSSEIGTGYFQETHPDRLFEECSHYSELISSPRQMPRVVQTAIQHAVGRRGVSVVALSGDVAGENSPDGGAELAIPLDRPTVRPGDQELARLVQLVDAAEKVTVFCGRGVEGAHAEVMAFAEKVKAPVGHALRGKEHIQYDNPYDVGMSGLLGYGAAYEAMHECDLLLLLGTDFPYTDFLPRNVRTVQIDLQPERLGRRTQLDFAVWGDVRETLRCLTPAVREKSSRRFLDRMLDRHVHALEGAVGAYTRDVEKHTPIHPEYVASVLDEEAADDAVFTADTGMCCVWAARYLTPNGRRRILGSFVHGSMANALPQAIGAQFLDRERQVVSLSGDGGFSMLMGDFLTLVQYDLPVKVVVFNNSSLGMVDLEMMVDGLPPYGTSYSHTDYAAIATAAGARGIRVEKPGEVRDALREAFSHDGPALVDVVTDPNALAIPPKITSEQISGFALSASRAVLTGGVGRMIQLARSNLRNIPRP; this comes from the coding sequence ATGCCGAAGCAGACCGTTGCCGAGCAGTACGTCGACCTCCTGGCACGCGCCGGTGTCAGCCGGATGTACGGCGTGGTCGGCGACAGTCTGAACCCCGTTGTCGACGCGGTGAGACGGCATGACGACCTTGAGTGGATCCAGGTCCGGCACGAGGAGGTCGCGGCCTTCGCCGCCGGCGCCGAAGCACAGCTCACCGGCCGACTGGCCGCCTGCGCGGGCTCCTGCGGGCCGGGCAACCTGCACTTGATCAACGGCCTGTTCGATGCGCATCGGTCGATGGCACCGGTCATCGCGCTGGCCGCGCAGATTCCCAGCAGCGAGATCGGCACGGGGTACTTCCAGGAGACACACCCAGACCGGCTGTTCGAGGAGTGCAGTCACTACTCGGAACTGATCTCCTCACCCCGGCAGATGCCCAGGGTTGTGCAGACGGCGATCCAGCACGCTGTCGGCCGGCGCGGGGTGTCGGTGGTGGCCCTGTCCGGCGACGTCGCCGGGGAGAACTCCCCCGACGGCGGGGCCGAACTCGCGATACCGCTGGACCGGCCCACCGTGCGTCCGGGCGACCAGGAACTCGCCCGGCTCGTACAACTCGTGGATGCCGCCGAGAAGGTGACGGTGTTCTGCGGCCGGGGCGTCGAGGGCGCCCATGCCGAGGTGATGGCCTTTGCCGAGAAGGTCAAGGCCCCGGTCGGGCACGCGCTTCGCGGCAAGGAACACATCCAGTACGACAATCCGTACGACGTCGGCATGTCCGGCCTGCTCGGATACGGTGCCGCGTACGAGGCGATGCACGAGTGCGACCTGCTGTTGCTCCTCGGCACCGATTTCCCCTACACGGACTTCCTGCCCCGCAACGTCAGGACCGTGCAGATCGACTTGCAGCCCGAACGGCTCGGCCGACGTACACAGTTGGACTTCGCGGTCTGGGGGGACGTCCGCGAGACGCTGAGGTGTCTGACCCCGGCCGTGCGCGAGAAGTCGTCCCGCCGGTTCCTCGACCGGATGCTGGACCGGCACGTACACGCACTCGAAGGCGCCGTCGGCGCCTACACCCGTGATGTCGAGAAGCACACCCCGATCCATCCCGAGTACGTGGCATCGGTGCTCGACGAGGAAGCGGCCGACGATGCGGTCTTCACCGCGGACACCGGAATGTGCTGTGTGTGGGCAGCGCGCTACCTGACACCGAACGGCCGTCGCCGCATCCTCGGTTCCTTCGTCCATGGATCGATGGCCAATGCTCTGCCCCAGGCCATTGGCGCGCAGTTCCTCGACCGCGAGCGGCAGGTGGTGTCCCTTTCGGGTGACGGCGGGTTCTCCATGCTGATGGGCGACTTCCTCACGCTCGTGCAGTACGACCTGCCGGTGAAGGTGGTCGTCTTCAACAACTCCTCTCTCGGCATGGTCGACCTGGAGATGATGGTGGACGGGCTGCCCCCGTACGGAACCTCTTACTCCCACACCGATTACGCGGCCATCGCCACCGCAGCCGGTGCGCGCGGCATCCGGGTCGAGAAGCCCGGTGAGGTACGCGACGCCCTGCGCGAGGCCTTTTCCCATGACGGACCGGCGCTGGTCGACGTGGTCACCGACCCCAACGCGCTCGCCATTCCGCCCAAGATCACCTCCGAACAGATCAGCGGCTTCGCTCTGTCGGCGAGCCGCGCCGTCCTCACCGGCGGAGTCGGGCGCATGATCCAGCTGGCCCGGTCCAACCTGCGCAACATCCCGCGCCCGTGA
- a CDS encoding SsgA family sporulation/cell division regulator, whose amino-acid sequence MCAVTVHVSLPEEIPVPLPAELHYDMTDPYAVRLSLGVSEKKPVTWVFARTLLAEGLRRPTGVGDVLVLPRHGCRPHSMRIVLRSAAGAALVEIAVSAVTMFLSKTFMLVPSGTESLHIDLDRAVVELTSKGE is encoded by the coding sequence ATGTGTGCGGTGACGGTACACGTCAGCCTCCCGGAGGAAATTCCGGTGCCGCTGCCCGCGGAGTTGCACTACGACATGACCGACCCCTACGCCGTGCGCCTTTCCCTCGGTGTGTCGGAGAAGAAACCCGTCACCTGGGTGTTCGCTCGCACGCTGCTCGCAGAGGGCCTGCGCCGGCCGACCGGGGTCGGTGACGTTCTTGTCCTTCCCAGACACGGATGCCGTCCGCACTCCATGCGCATCGTGCTGAGGTCCGCCGCGGGAGCGGCGCTGGTCGAGATCGCGGTTTCCGCGGTCACCATGTTTCTGTCGAAAACCTTCATGCTGGTGCCATCCGGTACGGAGAGTCTCCATATCGATCTCGACCGTGCCGTGGTCGAACTCACGAGCAAAGGTGAATGA
- a CDS encoding WhiB family transcriptional regulator, whose protein sequence is MKSRTNPTLETWGWQADAACRGMDSSVFFSPHGERGRARRRREEAARAICRACPVSAPCGLFAENSRQPYGVWGGYTEAERDERVLGVRRH, encoded by the coding sequence GTGAAGTCCCGGACGAATCCCACTCTTGAAACGTGGGGGTGGCAAGCCGACGCCGCGTGCCGCGGCATGGACAGTTCCGTTTTCTTCTCGCCCCATGGTGAACGGGGTCGTGCACGACGGCGGCGGGAAGAGGCGGCGCGAGCGATCTGTCGGGCCTGCCCGGTCAGCGCCCCCTGCGGTCTCTTCGCCGAGAATTCCCGCCAGCCTTACGGCGTCTGGGGCGGTTACACGGAGGCGGAACGCGATGAGCGGGTACTGGGCGTCCGTCGTCACTGA